The nucleotide sequence TAGAGAAacaattattaatgaaatgtgTTAAAGCATATAGTTTTGGTCATTTAATATAGTGTTcaaatatttttagttttttgaaACTCTCCATTAGTTAAGAACAAATAATCAGGTATTCAGTTATAAAGTTCCAATAGTGTTTATTGAAACTTGATTACATTTATAATGTTTGTCAAGAGTTCATTTTTCTGCATGTTAAAAAAGCCTCTAAACAGTGTGCTTACAAATAGTAGAGATACCATTCAATTAATATGCTGGAGGAATGTAAATAGGTATGGATGCTCTATGTCGGTGGGTGCATGTTATGGAACATCAGGAGGTAGAGGAAGCGTGTGAAAGACAGATGGTCACTCAGTGGAGTTGttcctttttctcctcctgGCACACACTCCCTCTTGGATTCTGTTTCCCTATGTTGACAGTAATCCAATATGTTACCTGATGATGAacaatttttattcttttctatcTTATACGATTACCTGTTGGTTGACAAGGCTTTTCTGCAAACCAAGACCTCTTTCTAATCTTagtcttccttttttctctttcccttgTCACAGATCCTTTGATGATGGCTCTcaaatgtaatttaaattaaacaaattccATTTGCTTTTCCCACAGATACTATAGCAAACTACAAAGAAAATCACAGTAGTTGGAAACATTGTTTTAAGAGACAGAAACAGGACAAGATAAGCCTTTTAGCCCTTTCAGTTACTTTAAAAAGATATTTTACCTTGTATATTCCCGGTGTATTAGGTGGATTACCAGATATTAACAGCATTTAAGAACATGAACACAGTATTAGGTTGTGTAAACACTGGAGTCCCCACTCTTATGGGGTTAATTCTGCTGTGGTATCCCTCGTTGGTTACAAGTCAGAATGACACTGAGCCTATTGTACTGGAAGGTAAATGTTTAGTGGTCTGTGACTCTACACCGTCTTCTGAACCAGCAAATAATGCACTGGGCATGTCAGTACGCTCAGGCACTGGCCGAGTGGCCTTCTCTGCCACTCGTCAAACCAACCATGAGCCCACAGATATGAGCAATCGTACTATGATCATCTACTTTGATCAGGTAAACATAGAAATAATCAGCAATTACAAAGATATTTGGTTTACTATATCTGTATTACTGCCTAGTCTTCTCTACAGATCTTGGTGAATGTCGGTGGGCATTTTGACCAGGAGAGTAGTGTGTTCTTGGCCCCAAGGAGAGGGGTGTACAGCTTTAACTTCCATGTTGTGAAAGCTTACAACAGACAAACCATACAGGTATATCTTACTGTGTAATTAATGCTTCATCATAGAAAAAGATACTTcttataaaatattagaaatcaTCTTTCTACTGTTTATCTGTTGTAGGTAAGCTTGATGCTGAATGGATGGCCAATGATTTCTGCCTTTGCTGGTGACCAGGATGTAACCAGAGAGGCAGCCACTAATGCTGGATTGGTGATAATGGAAAGAGGTGACAAGGCCTACCTTAAACTGGAGCGGGGCAATTTGATGGGGGGCTGGAAATATTCCACTTTCTCAGGCTTTCTTGTCTTCCCCCTGTGAGCAATCCATGTGTACAGAATGGTTGATAGAAAACTCATTTAAAGtaaagggagggaggggggtgcTCACTTGAATGTCATTATGTCCAAGTAAGCAAGACTAGTCTAACAATAGAATAATAAATTATCAGATGATTTGTAAGCAACATATACAGTTTGATGGTATTTTTAGCAGAGTTTAAATAAGCAAgatcattaaatataaataagaaataaggaAATACAAATTGCttgatttaaatgttttcttgtACAGTACTGTAAGGTCTTAAACACCCTATTTTTAGTAAGATTTTTGTTATAGATGTTCATATGACGTCTACATTAGTGAATCTGGCTAACCTGCCCATTTCTATGTACCCAGTGTTCTATAGTTTTTAGACATGATGGTCAAGCCTTATGAAAGCAGATACACATTCCATCATGCACCTGAAGCTCTTTGACAGTTCTGTAGCAAAACCATGTcttttgtgatgtaaaatgctct is from Hemibagrus wyckioides isolate EC202008001 linkage group LG07, SWU_Hwy_1.0, whole genome shotgun sequence and encodes:
- the cbln12 gene encoding cerebellin 12, with amino-acid sequence MNTVLGCVNTGVPTLMGLILLWYPSLVTSQNDTEPIVLEGKCLVVCDSTPSSEPANNALGMSVRSGTGRVAFSATRQTNHEPTDMSNRTMIIYFDQILVNVGGHFDQESSVFLAPRRGVYSFNFHVVKAYNRQTIQVSLMLNGWPMISAFAGDQDVTREAATNAGLVIMERGDKAYLKLERGNLMGGWKYSTFSGFLVFPL